A single region of the Nicotiana sylvestris chromosome 6, ASM39365v2, whole genome shotgun sequence genome encodes:
- the LOC138870680 gene encoding uncharacterized protein, with translation MRLQAKEAYEFALQKSKRSNKKKKKRLVKNGEVVCDKDIPVVEVDEKATEEPSSLVKGSHKKKQSTSEEGVAMPSSRSVKSVGKLKEVVSDQSLSDEDMLDKSSGKGKSSVKSGKRKVETVREPDSAHRVKCESLPAKERLRYQKVLWGHTFDPAISEMACMRKVIEMVGF, from the exons ATGAG GTTGCAAGCCAAAGAGGCTTATGAGTTTGCCCTACAAAAGAGCAAAAGGagtaataagaagaaaaagaagaggcTGGTGAAAAATGGAGAAGTGGTATGCGACAAGGACATTCCTGTGGTGGAAGTTGATGAGAAAGCAACAGAGGAACCTAGTTCTTTGGTTAAAGGGTCCCATAAGAAGAAGCAATCTACTTCGGAGGAAGGTGTTGCTATGCCAAGTTCAAGATCAGTgaaaagtgttggaaagttgaaagAAGTAGTGAGTGACCAGTCATTATCTGATGAGGATATGTTGGACAAGTCAAGTGGAAAAGGTAAATCGAGTGTGAAGTCTGGAAAGAGGAAGGTGGAAACTGTGAGGGAACCTGATTCTGCACACAGAGTGAAGTGTGAGAGTCTGCCCGCTAAAGAACGACTGAGGTACCAAAAAGTCTTGTGGGGTCACACTTTTGACCCAGCAATTTCTGAAATGGCCTGCATGAGAAAAGTAATTGAGATGGTCGGGTTTTAG